Genomic window (Gloeothece verrucosa PCC 7822):
AATGACCAGCTATAAAGGTCGGGGCGGTGTAGGGATTTCATAATCGATTGGGAACTTTGCTCTTAATATTATAGGGGGTTTGAGAGCATTTGCGATCACTTAAAAAAAGTATGGAAATGATTGGTTTTTATATTGGCATAAAAGTTTTGTTTACCTCAGATCTTGCACCAGTATCAAAAAGCCAAAAACCCCGATTTTTAGATCCCTGAAACCCTATTAACTTTGTTATTGTTTGACTAAAAATCGGGGTTTGAACATGAGGTGCAAGATCTGAGTTTTAGAGCATTTTCAACACCCTAGGATGGTTGATGAGTTTTTTCATCGATGTTTTTGCATTTTATTTCTTGTTTGTTTAAACAATGTACTAAACCCTACGGCTGTTCCCACACCCAATAAAGTTAAAGGTTCAGGAATAGAGCGAATATCTTGAGATTGTTCAAAAACGATCTCTCCTAAACCTACTATAGAACTTCCATAGTTAGTTAGAGTATTTAAACGGAAAAATCGAGCAGTGGTTGGGGTAAAAGTAAACACCCCATTATTAGGCGTTGGGTCGGCTGTTGGTCGAGGTACTGTAAATGAACCTAAAGTGATCGGACTGCTAAAATCTGATGTGGATGAGGCTTGTAAGGAGAAGTCCCTTAAACTGACCCCTTGGGGCGCAAGTATCCCAGATATGTTCCAGATAGCAAGACTTTCTAAGGTGGTGGCTGTACCAAAATCAAAGGTGATTGAACCTTTTATTGATCCAGTACCTGTGAAAAAACTAGTTGCTGATCCACCCTTATGAGTGGGATTACTGGCTAAATAGGCATCGAAATCAGCCCCTGCTGTATAACCAACAGATAAGCCTGATTGGTTGATAATGTTATTAAGGGCTACACCGGCGGAAGGATTTGTTGATAAGGTGGTAGAAACAAAGTTCGGAACAACAATGGTTCCTGCTTGTGCAATACCCATTATTCCCAAGGTCAGGGTGGCGGTGGTAATAGCGAATAACGATAATTTCATAAACACTACTCGTTTTCCGTAAGAATGACTTAAAAGTTAATGTCTGAGAAAATTAATTAACTTCAGCTTAAAGACAACAAAAGTTGTTATCTCCTAACACCGTTAGGATCAACGTTAGGATTTTGCGTTAGGATTATGGTTAAGTTTTATTACCCTACGCTTTGTTTAAGCCTATATGCCCAAATTGCGCTCATCGTCCTCAACAGATGGGTTTGCTGATAAATTCCTTGATGCAGCTAACCAATGGCAGTTAGAACGTCTCTATACTGATTTAACCGCTATCAAACAGCTTCATTTTCCTCATCGACGAGCTAAACTTACCCCTCTCGAAAAAGCTTGTCTAAGAGGTTTTTTATGCCAAAAGAGTCCTTCAGATATCGCTAATATCCTAAATCGCGAACCAAAAGGATTAAGAGTCGATTTATCTAGAAGTCTCTACCGTTATCTAGAAAGTCTAACTAACCAACCGATTAAAGATTGGAGTCATATCCCGATCCAATTAGCAAATTATCGACAAGGGGAACATAAAATAGTTAATACTCCTAAAATAGAACAAAATCAGGTTTCATGGGGAGAAGCAATTGATGTCTCTGTCTTTTATGGCAGAAGTCAAGAGATTACACTATTAACACAATGGATCATTCAAGATCATTGTCGTCTAGTGGCTATCTTAGGAATGGGAGGGATGGGAAAAACGACCTTATCCGTTAAATTAGCGCAAAATTTGGAATCTCACTTTGATTTTGTTTTTTGGCGATCGCTGCGTAGCGCTCCGGATTTAAGCGCATTATTAAAAGAAATTGTCTCTTTTTTATCGCAACAGCAAGAAATTAACGGAAATTTATTTGATATATTGCATTATTTGAAATCTTCTCGTTGTCTCATCATTTTAGACAATTGGGAAACCTTACTTGATCCTCATCATGGCGGTCAATTTTTGGCTAAATATCAGGATTATAGTGAGTTATTAGAGAAAATAGGGACTATTTCCCATCAAAGTTGTCTGTTGATCACCAGTCGCGAAAAACCTGCTATCTTTGCATCCTTAGAAGGATTAGAATTAACCAACCGTTCCCTTTTCTTAACGGGAATAGGAGAACAAGGGGAAGCTTTATTAAAAAATCAAGGTTTATTTGGGTCACAATCGGCACAAAAGCAACTTATTCAAGCTTATAGCGGAAATCCTTTAGCGTTAAAGATTGTCTCAACCTCTATTCAAGACTTATTTGATGGGGAAATAGAAGCTTTTTTGCGGGAAGAAACCTTTATTTTTCACGGAATTCGACGCTTATTACAACAACAGTTTAACCGTCTCTCTCCTCTCGAAAAAAACATCATGAGATGGTTAGCAATAAATAGAGATTGGACAAGTATTAAAGAATTACAAGAGGATATCATTCCCCCAGTGACTAAAAGTAAGCTATTAGAAGCGTTAGAAACCCTAAGTTGGCGATCTTTAATCGAAAAACGAGGAGGAAGCTACACCCAACAGCCTGTTGTCATGGAATATATTACAGATACCTTAATTGAACAATTAACCAATGAAATCTTACAAAATCAGCCAAATCTTATCAATCAATACTCTTTATTAAAAACAGAGATTAAAGAATACCTCAAAGAAACTCAAATTCGTTTGATCATTACTCCCTTACTAGATAGACTTTCATCTCATCTTTATTCTAAAGAGAACATTCAAACTTCTATTAAAAATCTTTTAGAGTTAACAAAATCCGATCATAATCAGTATTCTCATCTGAGAGAAGGATATATTACAGGCAATTTAATCAATTTGTTGCATCAAATTAATGCTAATTTGACAGGATATGATTTTTCGGGGTTAACCATTCGTCAAGCGGATCTTCGCAAC
Coding sequences:
- a CDS encoding PEP-CTERM sorting domain-containing protein, coding for MKLSLFAITTATLTLGIMGIAQAGTIVVPNFVSTTLSTNPSAGVALNNIINQSGLSVGYTAGADFDAYLASNPTHKGGSATSFFTGTGSIKGSITFDFGTATTLESLAIWNISGILAPQGVSLRDFSLQASSTSDFSSPITLGSFTVPRPTADPTPNNGVFTFTPTTARFFRLNTLTNYGSSIVGLGEIVFEQSQDIRSIPEPLTLLGVGTAVGFSTLFKQTRNKMQKHR